The genomic stretch ATTGTATCAATTAGCACTTGAACTGGGAGAGGCAGAGTCATGAGTCATTTAAGGCAATTGTTCGGGATCGATGCCGCGCGATCGCAAATACTCCAATAAGCGTTCTTTTTCTTGGCGTTCTTGCTCCGCACGCTGACGCTCAGCTTCGGCACGCTGGCGTTCTTCGGAAAGAGCGCTTTCTGCTTCCTGAAGGCGTTCCACCGCCCACGGCAGCATATTCCCCGCCTCATCCCACCAGCGCAACCAATAACCCGTTCGTTCTTCCTTCGTCCCTCGCCACGCCCCGATAAATAACTTCATTTCAGGAATCCAATTTCTGCCATTTTCGTCCGGTTGTATTAACTTATACCGCCCGTTTTCTAAATGGTAAAACTCCAAGGCTCCTGCTACGGGTTCAAAAATTCCGTAGTAAGGAATTTGCAAAATCTGCTCGTAAAAAAACCATTTTCCCGGTGGAAATAATTGACGAACTGAGTATTCTTCCCCATTGAGATCGGAAAGAAATTCTAGCACTAACGTCGGGATTTCCCCTTCGAGATGGGGCGTATAACTCTTGCGATCTTCTGGCGTTTCTCGAGGCAAAACAGAAGCCACGTACACCCAATCGGGAGCTTTTGCAATGAACTGCTCGTCTACGGTAGCGCATAAGCCAAAGTTGGAAGCGACGAGCATTTCTGGTTTGATGCGATCGCTTAATTCTAAACTCTCGCGCAGCGCGCCCGCGAGCAACGGTTGACCTGTATTTTCCACGGGTTTATCGTCGAGTTTGAAGTCAGGAGGTAAGGCTTGCCAACGAATTTTACGGGCGGGTTTTTCGGGAGTGGGAGGGATAGGGGTAACGGTCATGGCTGTTTTGAGGTTGGCGGTCATGGCGTTCAAACATACTCTATCAAAATTAAGTGCGGTGGAATTGCACGATGGAGGAACAAACCTGCTACTATCATCGATTAACGAACGAGGAGAGAACATTGGCGGCGAACATTCACCCTACGGCCGTTGTCGAACCAGGGGCTAAGTTAGGCAAAGAAATTACTGTTGGGCCTTTTGCTTATATTCAAGACGATGTGGAAATTGGCGATCGCTGCGTCATCGGTCCCCACGTTTCCCTTTTGCGTTACACTCGCTTAGGCGAAAATTGCCGGGTGCATAGCGGCGCGACGTTAGGCGACCTGCCCCAAGATGTCGCTTTTAAGGATGAGGAAAGTTACGTCCGCATCGGCGATAACTGCACGATTCGCGAAGGCGTTACCATTCATCGCGGCACGAAAGCGGGTACGCTCACAGAAGTAGGTCGCGATTGCTTGCTCATGGCTTACTCGCACCTAGCACATAATGTCAAAGTTGGCAACAAGGTTATCATTTCCAATGGAGCCTTACTCGCCGGTTACGCGGAAGTCGGCGATCGCGTTTTCATCAGCGGTAACTGCCTCGTCCATCAGTTTACCCGCATCGGTCGCCTCGCCATGCTCTCCGGCGGCACGGCTATCCAGAAAGACGTACCGCCATTTTGCATCACGCGATCGATGTGCAGCAATACCGTTATGGGATTAAACGTAGTCGGTTTGCGACGCGCTGGATATACTTCTGAGGAGCGCCTTTATCTCAAACGCGCCCTC from Oscillatoria sp. FACHB-1406 encodes the following:
- the lpxA gene encoding acyl-ACP--UDP-N-acetylglucosamine O-acyltransferase, with the protein product MEEQTCYYHRLTNEERTLAANIHPTAVVEPGAKLGKEITVGPFAYIQDDVEIGDRCVIGPHVSLLRYTRLGENCRVHSGATLGDLPQDVAFKDEESYVRIGDNCTIREGVTIHRGTKAGTLTEVGRDCLLMAYSHLAHNVKVGNKVIISNGALLAGYAEVGDRVFISGNCLVHQFTRIGRLAMLSGGTAIQKDVPPFCITRSMCSNTVMGLNVVGLRRAGYTSEERLYLKRALRALYRSDITVSQAVNRIEAEFSSALVGELCEFVKDSKRGICKFVKGSKGEPALFGNSPEET
- a CDS encoding Uma2 family endonuclease — translated: MTVTPIPPTPEKPARKIRWQALPPDFKLDDKPVENTGQPLLAGALRESLELSDRIKPEMLVASNFGLCATVDEQFIAKAPDWVYVASVLPRETPEDRKSYTPHLEGEIPTLVLEFLSDLNGEEYSVRQLFPPGKWFFYEQILQIPYYGIFEPVAGALEFYHLENGRYKLIQPDENGRNWIPEMKLFIGAWRGTKEERTGYWLRWWDEAGNMLPWAVERLQEAESALSEERQRAEAERQRAEQERQEKERLLEYLRSRGIDPEQLP